The following proteins are encoded in a genomic region of Eriocheir sinensis breed Jianghai 21 chromosome 2, ASM2467909v1, whole genome shotgun sequence:
- the LOC127000272 gene encoding DNA repair protein REV1-like isoform X1 — MGSRGGGRRRRGYGPTGFEEAGGYMAAKIAKLEHQYEDSVTADGEEERKGLFSGVAIFVNGYTEPTAEELKRVMMVHGGTYHHYYSRSKTTHIIANNLPDTKIKNMNTERIVSPKWITDSLSAGHLLDYTKYILYGHQSRSQPRLQFKAVPSPKKSVGESSGTMKQEPSSPEKRKLESCQKVVSSAMDDDSVEHNIKTERPDSKDTKAGAESESEQDKHTVTAPNAPSTSTSSSTFHKSPLKGHAMSTANPRFLTEFYSNSRLHHISTMGAMFKAYVNELQNKCDGFPGRDKLKSWLRSRNPSQDPPQPSGPPPKSKRVIMHIDMDCFFVSVGLRKHPELHDKPVAVTHARGNPQGQAREGMDRQYELNFYKQRAEKKLKAKIQAAGCKVTEMVKSDIKEAVDDAEDAEQTDRNPDKKFSTIHLIDETSSMSEIASCNYEARKAGVKNGMFLGPALKLCPSLQTIPYDFEGYKEVSYKLYDIVASFTHDIEAVSCDEMFVDLTELLHSCHVSPMDFTTYLRERVQKETGCPCSAGLGPNMLVARMATRLAKPNGQHWADPQDLTHHMKDHKVTELPGVGWSTGRQLEAEGLMTCGDLQQCSLSHLQTLFGPRTGQSLYNYCRGVDSRLVKSEHVRKSVSAEVNYGIRFTCHSDAYKFISELAAEVESRLLAIKMKGKCITLKLKIRAKDAPVETAKFMGHGVCDNIAKSASLNCATSSADVIERETLVLLKQIKSPPQDFRGVGIQVSRLEPECGAKPLGASIKSFLLAARQKSSSVGTNATGSPGAKISPVGTVSNLSREKNAVVTPAEGAEKSPDSPMKNFLLRAKRKTFEIGTSSTSAEDMDIHSTPESSMSKKENAAMAVVKSSSEHRPGHPGHDTGQPSDTGHVLPVSHTPTSTTNSNSNEAKSIDMEVLLALPEDMRDQVIAEYQQQGYIIPALPGGRGSKSSHRGSAAEAQPGTSGLLMPEESRRQEASNIIQPAAAADGPQTSFSDTARGNNSQLRGRDVHREVATNNQSAPLPVLEEASGFGEIGDATNSNSNFSAVSENAYDSPLITSFSQVDSSFLEAIPEELREELRQDLERRKQAREAAPPLPGARSVRGSLVGSGNGRGRGRGRPRGRRGRGSKADSRQVGEEGLVTLTSLILGNAEPQNFRIKKNISVGKKGCVPPEPQRPASAMSPSKEIKEEPKMDTMPYSPSAGTSELLPTSDERKEEQKIRAEVVPDLCGMRSLPDVKSVIQAWVASCACPEDEDADILGSYFTSLITHHDLEKLDCLIKYLYRQILRTHNKLWESAYQVVISQVQAAMLEVHGAKLKVKLFENS; from the exons ATGGGAAGCAGAGGGGGCGGCCGCCGCCGGAGGGGCTATGGACCCACCGGGTTTGAGGAGGCG GGCGGGTACATGGCTGCAAAGATTGCCAAATTGGAGCACCAGTACGAGGACTCTGTCACCgctgatggagaggaagagaggaaaggcttATTCAGTGGTGTAGCAATATTTGTAAATGGATATACAG AGCCCACAGCGGAGGAGTTGAAGCGCGTGATGATGGTGCACGGCGGGacctaccatcactactactccCGCTCCAAGACGACGCACATCATCGCCAACAACCTGCCGGACACCAAGATCAAGAACATGAACACCGAGAGGATCGTCAGCCCCAAGTGGATCACAGATTCGCTCAGTGCTGGTCATCTCCTGGACTACACAAAGTACATCCTCTATGGCCATCAGTCCAGAAGTCAGCCTCGGTTGCAGTTCAAGGCTGTACCATCGCCTAAGAAGAGTGTAGGAGAGTCATCTGGGACTATGAAACAAGAACCTTCAAGCCCAGAAAAACGAAAATTAGAAAGTTGCCAGAAGGTAGTAAGTTCTGCAATGGATGATGACTCTGTTGAACATAACATAAAGACTGAAAGGCCAGACTCCAAGGATACCAAAGCAGGTGCTGAGAGTGAAAGCGAGCAAGACAAGCACACAGTGACGGCTCCCAATGCCCCCAGCACTAGCACTAGCAGCAGCACATTCCACAAGAGTCCGCTGAAGGGGCATGCCATGAGCACTGCCAATCCAAGGTTTCTCACAGAATTTTACAGTAACTCTAGACTCCACCACATATCAACCATGGGGGCAATGTTCAAGGCCTATGTCAACGAGCTGCAGAACAAGTGTGATGGTTTTCCTGGCCGAGACAAACTGAAGAGCTGGCTAAGAAGTAGAAATCCCAGCCAGGATCCCCCACAACCCTCAGGTCCTCCTCCCAAAAGCAAAAGAGTAATCATGCACATAGACATGGACTGCTTTTTCGTGTCCGTTGGCCTCCGCAAGCATCCAGAGCTCCATGATAAACCAGTTGCTGTGACTCACGCCCGAGGCAACCCCCAGGGACAGGCTCGGGAGGGAATGGATCGGCAGTATGAGCTGAACTTCTACAAGCAACGAGCCGAGAAGAAACTAAAAGCCAAAATACAGGCAGCAGGATGTAAAGTTACAGAAATGGTAAAGAGTGATATAAAGGAGGCAGTGGATGATGCTGAGGATGCAGAGCAGACTGACAGAAACCCAGATAAGAAGTTTTCCACGATTCACCTCATTGACGAGACGAGTTCCATGTCCGAGATTGCTTCCTGTAACTACGAGGCGCGCAAGGCCGGGGTGAAGAATGGCATGTTCCTCGGCCCGGCCCTGAAGCTGTGCCCCAGCCTGCAGACCATCCCCTATGACTTCGAGGGATACAAGGAGGTCTCTTACAAACTCTATGACATTGTGGCAAG CTTCACCCATGACATAGAGGCTGTCAGCTGTGACGAGATGTTTGTGGACCTGACAGAACTCCTTCATTCCTGCCATGTGTCACCCATGGACTTCACAACATACTTGAGGGAGAGAGTACAA AAAGAAACAGGGTGTCCCTGCTCTGCCGGCCTGGGACCCAACATGCTGGTGGCCCGCATGGCAACGCGTTTGGCCAAGCCCAACGGCCAGCACTGGGCTGACCCTCAGGACCTGACACACCACATGAAGGACCACAAGGTCACGGAGCTTCCAG GTGTTGGTTGGTCCACTGGACGACAGCTGGAGGCTGAGGGGCTCATGACCTGCGGGGACCTACAGCAATGTTCCCTCAGTCACCTGCAAACACTGTTTGGGCCCCGCACCGGCCAGTCCCTCTACAACTACTGTCGCGGAGTGGACAGTCGACTCGTCAAGAGTGAACATGTG AGGAAGTCTGTGTCAGCAGAGGTGAACTATGGCATCCGCTTCACCTGCCACAGTGACGCCTACAAGTTCATCAGTGAGTTGGCAGCCGAGGTGGAGAGCAGACTGCTAGCCATCAAGATGAAGGGGAAGTGCATCACACTCAAGCTAAAG ATTCGTGCCAAGGATGCGCCCGTAGAGACAGCCAAGTTCATGGGCCACGGCGTGTGTGACAACATTGCCAAGTCTGCATCCCTAAATTGTGCCACATCATCTGCAGACGTCATTGAAAG GGAGACATTAGTTCTactgaaacaaataaaaagtccACCACAAGATTTCAGGGGAGTTGGAATTCAG GTGTCTCGCCTGGAACCTGAATGTGGAGCAAAGCCTCTGGGTGCATCAATAAAAAGTTTCCTGCTGGCAGCCAGACAAAAATCCTCCAGTGTTGGAACAAATGCCACAGGAAGCCCAGGCGCAAAAATTTCTCCTGTTGGAACTGTGTCTAACTTGTCAAGAGAAAAAAATGCTGTAGTGACACCAGCAGAAGGTGCAGAAAAGTCCCCTGACTCACCAATGAAGAACTTTCTGCTGAGAGCCAAAAGGAAAACCTTTGAAATTGGAACAAGTTCCACGAGTGCTGAAGACATGGATATCCATTCAACTCCTGAATCATCTatgtcaaaaaaagaaaatgctgcAATGGCTGTGGTGAAGAGCTCAAGTGAACACCGGCCAGGCCATCCAGGGCATGACACAGGCCAGCCATCAGACACAGGTCACGTGCTGCCTGTCAGTCACACACCAACAAGTACAACAAACAGCAACTCTAATGAAGCCAAAAGCATCGACATGGAGGTGCTGTTGGCACTGCCTGAGGACATGAGAGATCAGGTAATAGCAGAGTACCAGCAACAGGGCTACATCATCCCTGCCCTCCCTGGTGGCAGAGGCAGCAAGAGCAGCCACAGGGGCAGTGCTGCTGAGGCACAGCCAGGCACATCTGGTTTGTTGATGCCTGAAGAAAGTAGAAGACAAGAAGCCTCCAATATTATTCAGCCAGCAGCAGCTGCTGATGGGCCACAGACAAGTTTTTCAGACACAGCGAGAGGCAACAACTCTCAGCTGAGAGGGCGTGACGTTCACAGAGAGGTTGCCACCAATAATCAGAGTGCACCACTGCCAGTCTTGGAGGAGGCCAGTGGTTTCGGAGAGATTGGAGATGCTACTAATTCCAACAGCAATTTCTCTGCTGTGTCAGAAAATGCTTATGATTCTCCACTGATTACTAGTTTTTCTCAG GTAGATTCCAGCTTCTTGGAAGCCATTCCTGAAGAGTTACGAGAGGAATTGAGGCAAGACCTGGAGCGCCGTAAACAAGCAAGGGAAGCAGCTCCACCATTGCCAGGAGCCAGAAGTGTTAGAGGGTCACTGGTCGGGTCTGGAAATGGCCGAGGCCGAG GGCGGGGCAGGCCCAGGGGGCGGCGAGGGCGAGGGAGCAAGGCAGACTCACGTCAGGTGGGAGAAGAGGGTCTGGTCACCCTGACAAGCTTGATTCTCGGCAATGCAGAG CCACAAAACTTCAGAATCAAGAAGAATATTTCTGTTGGTAAGAAAGGATGTGTACCACCTGAGCCCCAAAGACCTGCGTCAGCCATGTCACCaagtaaagagataaaagaagagcctAAGATGGACACTATGCCATACTCTCCTTCAGCAGGCACCAGTGAGCTGCTGCCAACAagtgatgagaggaaggaagagcaaaaaaTAAGGGCTGAGGTCGTTCCTGATCTCTGTGGAATGAGAAGT CTACCGGATGTGAAGTCTGTGATTCAGGCTTGGGTGGCATCATGTGCGTGTCCCGAGGATGAAGACGCAGACATATTGGGCAGCTACTTCACCAGCCTCATCACACACCACGACCTGGAGAAGTTGGACTGCCTAATCAAGTACCTGTACAG GCAGATCCTGCGAACACATAACAAACTCTGGGAGTCGGCGTACCAGGTGGTGATCAGCCAGGTACAGGCGGCCATGCTGGAGGTTCATGGAGCCAAGCTGAAGGTGAAGCTCTTTGAGAACTCCTGA
- the LOC127000272 gene encoding DNA repair protein REV1-like isoform X3, protein MGSRGGGRRRRGYGPTGFEEAGGYMAAKIAKLEHQYEDSVTADGEEERKGLFSGVAIFVNGYTEPTAEELKRVMMVHGGTYHHYYSRSKTTHIIANNLPDTKIKNMNTERIVSPKWITDSLSAGHLLDYTKYILYGHQSRSQPRLQFKAVPSPKKSVGESSGTMKQEPSSPEKRKLESCQKVVSSAMDDDSVEHNIKTERPDSKDTKAGAESESEQDKHTVTAPNAPSTSTSSSTFHKSPLKGHAMSTANPRFLTEFYSNSRLHHISTMGAMFKAYVNELQNKCDGFPGRDKLKSWLRSRNPSQDPPQPSGPPPKSKRVIMHIDMDCFFVSVGLRKHPELHDKPVAVTHARGNPQGQAREGMDRQYELNFYKQRAEKKLKAKIQAAGCKVTEMVKSDIKEAVDDAEDAEQTDRNPDKKFSTIHLIDETSSMSEIASCNYEARKAGVKNGMFLGPALKLCPSLQTIPYDFEGYKEVSYKLYDIVASFTHDIEAVSCDEMFVDLTELLHSCHVSPMDFTTYLRERVQKETGCPCSAGLGPNMLVARMATRLAKPNGQHWADPQDLTHHMKDHKVTELPGVGWSTGRQLEAEGLMTCGDLQQCSLSHLQTLFGPRTGQSLYNYCRGVDSRLVKSEHVRKSVSAEVNYGIRFTCHSDAYKFISELAAEVESRLLAIKMKGKCITLKLKIRAKDAPVETAKFMGHGVCDNIAKSASLNCATSSADVIERETLVLLKQIKSPPQDFRGVGIQVSRLEPECGAKPLGASIKSFLLAARQKSSSVGTNATGSPGAKISPVGTVSNLSREKNAVVTPAEGAEKSPDSPMKNFLLRAKRKTFEIGTSSTSAEDMDIHSTPESSMSKKENAAMAVVKSSSEHRPGHPGHDTGQPSDTGHVLPVSHTPTSTTNSNSNEAKSIDMEVLLALPEDMRDQVIAEYQQQGYIIPALPGGRGSKSSHRGSAAEAQPGTSGLLMPEESRRQEASNIIQPAAAADGPQTSFSDTARGNNSQLRGRDVHREVATNNQSAPLPVLEEASGFGEIGDATNSNSNFSAVSENAYDSPLITSFSQVDSSFLEAIPEELREELRQDLERRKQAREAAPPLPGARSVRGSLVGSGNGRGRGRGRPRGRRGRGSKADSRQVGEEGLVTLTSLILGNAEPQNFRIKKNISVGKKGCVPPEPQRPASAMSPSKEIKEEPKMDTMPYSPSAGTSELLPTSDERKEEQKIRAEVVPDLCGMRSLPDVKSVIQAWVASCACPEDEDADILGSYFTSLITHHDLEKLDCLIKYLYRAHNTW, encoded by the exons ATGGGAAGCAGAGGGGGCGGCCGCCGCCGGAGGGGCTATGGACCCACCGGGTTTGAGGAGGCG GGCGGGTACATGGCTGCAAAGATTGCCAAATTGGAGCACCAGTACGAGGACTCTGTCACCgctgatggagaggaagagaggaaaggcttATTCAGTGGTGTAGCAATATTTGTAAATGGATATACAG AGCCCACAGCGGAGGAGTTGAAGCGCGTGATGATGGTGCACGGCGGGacctaccatcactactactccCGCTCCAAGACGACGCACATCATCGCCAACAACCTGCCGGACACCAAGATCAAGAACATGAACACCGAGAGGATCGTCAGCCCCAAGTGGATCACAGATTCGCTCAGTGCTGGTCATCTCCTGGACTACACAAAGTACATCCTCTATGGCCATCAGTCCAGAAGTCAGCCTCGGTTGCAGTTCAAGGCTGTACCATCGCCTAAGAAGAGTGTAGGAGAGTCATCTGGGACTATGAAACAAGAACCTTCAAGCCCAGAAAAACGAAAATTAGAAAGTTGCCAGAAGGTAGTAAGTTCTGCAATGGATGATGACTCTGTTGAACATAACATAAAGACTGAAAGGCCAGACTCCAAGGATACCAAAGCAGGTGCTGAGAGTGAAAGCGAGCAAGACAAGCACACAGTGACGGCTCCCAATGCCCCCAGCACTAGCACTAGCAGCAGCACATTCCACAAGAGTCCGCTGAAGGGGCATGCCATGAGCACTGCCAATCCAAGGTTTCTCACAGAATTTTACAGTAACTCTAGACTCCACCACATATCAACCATGGGGGCAATGTTCAAGGCCTATGTCAACGAGCTGCAGAACAAGTGTGATGGTTTTCCTGGCCGAGACAAACTGAAGAGCTGGCTAAGAAGTAGAAATCCCAGCCAGGATCCCCCACAACCCTCAGGTCCTCCTCCCAAAAGCAAAAGAGTAATCATGCACATAGACATGGACTGCTTTTTCGTGTCCGTTGGCCTCCGCAAGCATCCAGAGCTCCATGATAAACCAGTTGCTGTGACTCACGCCCGAGGCAACCCCCAGGGACAGGCTCGGGAGGGAATGGATCGGCAGTATGAGCTGAACTTCTACAAGCAACGAGCCGAGAAGAAACTAAAAGCCAAAATACAGGCAGCAGGATGTAAAGTTACAGAAATGGTAAAGAGTGATATAAAGGAGGCAGTGGATGATGCTGAGGATGCAGAGCAGACTGACAGAAACCCAGATAAGAAGTTTTCCACGATTCACCTCATTGACGAGACGAGTTCCATGTCCGAGATTGCTTCCTGTAACTACGAGGCGCGCAAGGCCGGGGTGAAGAATGGCATGTTCCTCGGCCCGGCCCTGAAGCTGTGCCCCAGCCTGCAGACCATCCCCTATGACTTCGAGGGATACAAGGAGGTCTCTTACAAACTCTATGACATTGTGGCAAG CTTCACCCATGACATAGAGGCTGTCAGCTGTGACGAGATGTTTGTGGACCTGACAGAACTCCTTCATTCCTGCCATGTGTCACCCATGGACTTCACAACATACTTGAGGGAGAGAGTACAA AAAGAAACAGGGTGTCCCTGCTCTGCCGGCCTGGGACCCAACATGCTGGTGGCCCGCATGGCAACGCGTTTGGCCAAGCCCAACGGCCAGCACTGGGCTGACCCTCAGGACCTGACACACCACATGAAGGACCACAAGGTCACGGAGCTTCCAG GTGTTGGTTGGTCCACTGGACGACAGCTGGAGGCTGAGGGGCTCATGACCTGCGGGGACCTACAGCAATGTTCCCTCAGTCACCTGCAAACACTGTTTGGGCCCCGCACCGGCCAGTCCCTCTACAACTACTGTCGCGGAGTGGACAGTCGACTCGTCAAGAGTGAACATGTG AGGAAGTCTGTGTCAGCAGAGGTGAACTATGGCATCCGCTTCACCTGCCACAGTGACGCCTACAAGTTCATCAGTGAGTTGGCAGCCGAGGTGGAGAGCAGACTGCTAGCCATCAAGATGAAGGGGAAGTGCATCACACTCAAGCTAAAG ATTCGTGCCAAGGATGCGCCCGTAGAGACAGCCAAGTTCATGGGCCACGGCGTGTGTGACAACATTGCCAAGTCTGCATCCCTAAATTGTGCCACATCATCTGCAGACGTCATTGAAAG GGAGACATTAGTTCTactgaaacaaataaaaagtccACCACAAGATTTCAGGGGAGTTGGAATTCAG GTGTCTCGCCTGGAACCTGAATGTGGAGCAAAGCCTCTGGGTGCATCAATAAAAAGTTTCCTGCTGGCAGCCAGACAAAAATCCTCCAGTGTTGGAACAAATGCCACAGGAAGCCCAGGCGCAAAAATTTCTCCTGTTGGAACTGTGTCTAACTTGTCAAGAGAAAAAAATGCTGTAGTGACACCAGCAGAAGGTGCAGAAAAGTCCCCTGACTCACCAATGAAGAACTTTCTGCTGAGAGCCAAAAGGAAAACCTTTGAAATTGGAACAAGTTCCACGAGTGCTGAAGACATGGATATCCATTCAACTCCTGAATCATCTatgtcaaaaaaagaaaatgctgcAATGGCTGTGGTGAAGAGCTCAAGTGAACACCGGCCAGGCCATCCAGGGCATGACACAGGCCAGCCATCAGACACAGGTCACGTGCTGCCTGTCAGTCACACACCAACAAGTACAACAAACAGCAACTCTAATGAAGCCAAAAGCATCGACATGGAGGTGCTGTTGGCACTGCCTGAGGACATGAGAGATCAGGTAATAGCAGAGTACCAGCAACAGGGCTACATCATCCCTGCCCTCCCTGGTGGCAGAGGCAGCAAGAGCAGCCACAGGGGCAGTGCTGCTGAGGCACAGCCAGGCACATCTGGTTTGTTGATGCCTGAAGAAAGTAGAAGACAAGAAGCCTCCAATATTATTCAGCCAGCAGCAGCTGCTGATGGGCCACAGACAAGTTTTTCAGACACAGCGAGAGGCAACAACTCTCAGCTGAGAGGGCGTGACGTTCACAGAGAGGTTGCCACCAATAATCAGAGTGCACCACTGCCAGTCTTGGAGGAGGCCAGTGGTTTCGGAGAGATTGGAGATGCTACTAATTCCAACAGCAATTTCTCTGCTGTGTCAGAAAATGCTTATGATTCTCCACTGATTACTAGTTTTTCTCAG GTAGATTCCAGCTTCTTGGAAGCCATTCCTGAAGAGTTACGAGAGGAATTGAGGCAAGACCTGGAGCGCCGTAAACAAGCAAGGGAAGCAGCTCCACCATTGCCAGGAGCCAGAAGTGTTAGAGGGTCACTGGTCGGGTCTGGAAATGGCCGAGGCCGAG GGCGGGGCAGGCCCAGGGGGCGGCGAGGGCGAGGGAGCAAGGCAGACTCACGTCAGGTGGGAGAAGAGGGTCTGGTCACCCTGACAAGCTTGATTCTCGGCAATGCAGAG CCACAAAACTTCAGAATCAAGAAGAATATTTCTGTTGGTAAGAAAGGATGTGTACCACCTGAGCCCCAAAGACCTGCGTCAGCCATGTCACCaagtaaagagataaaagaagagcctAAGATGGACACTATGCCATACTCTCCTTCAGCAGGCACCAGTGAGCTGCTGCCAACAagtgatgagaggaaggaagagcaaaaaaTAAGGGCTGAGGTCGTTCCTGATCTCTGTGGAATGAGAAGT CTACCGGATGTGAAGTCTGTGATTCAGGCTTGGGTGGCATCATGTGCGTGTCCCGAGGATGAAGACGCAGACATATTGGGCAGCTACTTCACCAGCCTCATCACACACCACGACCTGGAGAAGTTGGACTGCCTAATCAAGTACCTGTACAG AGCACACAACACATGGTAA